Proteins from one Paraburkholderia acidisoli genomic window:
- a CDS encoding ParA family protein, translated as MFRHLYSHLRKRVLLVDFDPHFNLTQAVVSQTDYEAYKAVNRTIFSVMEDGTAPSIFKVSSKLGRPPNLEDVSIKLRHFRILIQRSIFAWYQAILISLSIR; from the coding sequence GTGTTTCGGCATCTCTATTCGCATTTGCGCAAACGAGTACTTTTGGTTGATTTCGATCCACATTTCAATTTAACTCAAGCGGTCGTGTCTCAAACAGATTACGAAGCGTATAAGGCGGTAAATCGCACGATCTTTTCCGTAATGGAAGACGGTACTGCTCCATCAATTTTCAAGGTTAGCAGCAAACTCGGACGGCCGCCAAATCTCGAAGATGTCTCTATCAAGCTGAGACACTTCAGGATATTAATCCAGAGATCGATCTTCGCTTGGTACCAGGCGATTTTGATCTCTTTAAGTATTCGATGA
- a CDS encoding ParA family protein, protein MISDAKILEPVKNRILQFIENARTERELICIDCNPSSSFMTICAIQAATHILVPVCPDRYSMLGLKLLNRFF, encoded by the coding sequence ATGATCTCTGACGCAAAAATACTCGAACCGGTAAAAAACCGCATTCTTCAGTTCATCGAAAACGCGCGCACCGAACGAGAGCTAATTTGCATTGACTGCAATCCGAGCAGCTCGTTTATGACGATCTGCGCAATCCAAGCTGCGACGCATATACTTGTTCCTGTTTGTCCTGATCGATATTCCATGCTCGGATTAAAATTGCTAAATCGATTTTTTTAG